Proteins encoded by one window of Vigna radiata var. radiata cultivar VC1973A chromosome 5, Vradiata_ver6, whole genome shotgun sequence:
- the LOC106760976 gene encoding ent-kaur-16-ene synthase, chloroplastic isoform X2, with product MPCLSHASSILSAALLQLQCLVDSKDRIRKLFNKVELSISSYDTAWVAMITSPASPHSPLFPQCLNWLLANQHSDGSWGLPDRHPLLMNDALLSTLACILALKQWGVGEDQINRGLQFIQSNITSIKDEKQHLPIGFGINFPXLIEYAQNLGINLPIGATILDTMIQKREIELQRGKQSNSEGWRTYQAYVSEGMQHSQDCKTILKYQRKNGSLFNSPATTAAVFQRLKNAECLGYLQSVLEKFGNAVPTIHPLDIYARLCMIDSLERLGIKHHFKEEIRSVLDDTYSLWVQGVEDIFLDPTTCAMAFRILRLNGYDVSSDPFYQYSEDKFADSLKGYLKDVGAVIELYRASQAIIHPDESILVRQSLWTKQLLKQEPSPHRLYADKLRSYVDQEVKDVLNFPYHANLERLLNRRSMEYYNVEETRILKSSYRSCNLANQEILKLAVEDFNICQSIHIEELKQLSRWVVENRLDQLQFARQKLAYCYFSVAATLFPPELSDARISWAKNGVLTTVVDDFFDVGGSEKELVDLIQLVEKWDVDVNTACCSETVKIIFSAIHSTVCEIGEKSVKRQGHNVKNIVIKIWLDLIQSMYKEAEWARTKTVPTIDDYMENAYISFALGPIVLPALYLVGPKLSNEDAETHELNHLYKLMSTCGRLLNDIHSFKRESEEGKLNALSLHIAHDNTAEDAMEKLKGIAEEKRIELLRLILQEKGSVVPRDCKDLFWKMTKVLHLFYIKDDGFTSNEMYSSVKAVIKDPVIFDELLEHVR from the exons ATGCCATGTCTCTCTCACGCCTCATCAATCCTCTCTGCTGCACTTCTTCAACTTCag TGCCTTGTAGACTCAAAAGACAGAATCCGGAAATTGTTCAACAAGGTTGAACTATCGATTTCTTCATATGATACAGCTTGGGTGGCAATGATAACCTCTCCAGCTTCTCCTCATAGCCCACTTTTCCCTCAGTGCTTAAATTGGTTGTTGGCTAATCAGCACTCAGATGGTTCCTGGGGTCTTCCTGATCGCCATCCACTACTAATGAATGATGCTCTCTTATCTACCTTAGCATGCATCCTTGCTCTAAAGCAATGGGGTGTTGGAGAAGATCAAATTAACAGGG GTCTTCAgtttattcagtcaaacattacCTCAATCAAGGATGAGAAGCAGCACCTTCCAATAGGATTTGGTATCAATTTTCCTTNTTTAATAGAATATGCACAAAATTTGGGCATTAATCTTCCAATTGGAGCTACTATCTTGGATACAATGATCCAAAAGAGAGAAATAGAACTGCAAAG AGGTAAACAAAGCAATTCAGAAGGGTGGAGAACATATCAAGCATATGTTTCAGAAGGAATGCAGCATTCACAAGATTGTAAAACAATCTTGAAATATCAAAGAAAGAACGGATCTTTGTTTAATTCACCTGCTACAACAGCAGCTGTTTTTCAGCGCCTTAAGAATGCTGAATGTCTTGGTTACCTCCAATCTGTACTAGAAAAATTTGGAAATGCAG ttCCGACAATTCACCCTCTGGATATATATGCTCGTCTCTGTATGATTGATAGTCTTGAAAGGTTGGGTATTAAACATCATTTCAAAGAGGAAATTCGTAGTGTATTGGATGATACATACAG cCTTTGGGTGCAAGGAGTTGAAGATATATTCTTAGATCCCACGACCTGTGCAATGGCATTTCGTATCTTGCGTCTCAATGGCTATGATGTATCTTCAG ATCCATTTTATCAATATTCTGAAGATAAATTTGCTGACTCCTTGAAAGGGTACCTGAAGGATGTTGGTGCTGTTATAGAGCTTTATAGGGCTTCACAAGCCATTATACATCCTGATGAATCAATTTTGGTGAGACAGAGTTTGTGGACGAAACAGCTTCTGAAGCAGGAACCATCCCCTCACAGATTATATGCTGATAAGCTTCGTAGTTATGTCGACCAAGAG gtCAAAGATGTTCTTAATTTTCCTTATCATGCAAATTTGGAGCGATTGTTAAACAGGAGATCAATGGAGTACTACAATGTAGAAGAAAcaagaattttaaaatcatcGTATAG ATCATGCAATCTTGCAAACCAAGAAATTCTAAAGCTAGCAGTTGAAGACTTCAATATCTGCCAATCAATACACATTGAAGAGTTGAAACAGCTTTCCAG ATGGGTTGTTGAGAACAGATTAGACCAACTACAATTTGCAAGGCAGAAACTGGCCTACTGTTACTTCTCTGTTGCTGCTACACTTTTCCCCCCTGAACTTTCTGATGCTCGCATATCATGGGCAAAAAATGGTGTGCTCACAACAGTTGTTGATGATTTCTTTGATGTTGGGGGTTCTGAAAAGGAACTAGTTGACCTTATTCAACTAGTTGAGAA GTGGGATGTAGATGTCAACACTGCTTGTTGTTCTGAGACAGTTAAGATTATATTTTCCGCAATTCACTCCACAGTTTGTGAGATTGGAGAGAAATCAGTCAAGCGACAAGGACATAATGTGAAAAACATTGTTATCAAGATT TGGTTGGATCTGATTCAGTCAATGTATAAAGAAGCTGAGTGGGCTCGAACAAAGACTGTGCCAACAATTGATGATTATATGGAAAATGCATACATATCATTTGCCTTAGGTCCAATTGTACTTCCTGCCCTCTATCTTGTAGGACCTAAGCTTTCAAATGAAGATGCTGAAACTCATGAGTTGAACCATCTGTATAAGCTCATGAGTACATGTGGTCGTCTTCTTAATGACATTCACAGTTTTAAG AGAGAATCTGAGGAGGGGAAATTGAATGCACTGTCTTTGCATATTGCTCATGATAATACTGCCGAAGATGCTATGGAAAAATTGAAGGGTATTGCTGAGGAGAAGAGAATAGAACTGTTGAGATTAATTTTGCAGGAAAAAGGAAGTGTAGTTCCCAGAGATTGCAAGGATTTGTTTTGGAAAATGACGAAAGTTTTACATCTATTTTACATTAAGGATGATGGATTTACTTCAAATGAGATGTACTCTAGTGTAAAGGCAGTGATTAAAGATCCTGTCATCTTTGATGAATTGTTAGAACATGTTCGGTAG
- the LOC106760976 gene encoding ent-kaur-16-ene synthase, chloroplastic isoform X1, producing the protein MSLSRLINPLCCTSSTSDSLVTASYVKEKMDNTSWCLVDSKDRIRKLFNKVELSISSYDTAWVAMITSPASPHSPLFPQCLNWLLANQHSDGSWGLPDRHPLLMNDALLSTLACILALKQWGVGEDQINRGLQFIQSNITSIKDEKQHLPIGFGINFPXLIEYAQNLGINLPIGATILDTMIQKREIELQRGKQSNSEGWRTYQAYVSEGMQHSQDCKTILKYQRKNGSLFNSPATTAAVFQRLKNAECLGYLQSVLEKFGNAVPTIHPLDIYARLCMIDSLERLGIKHHFKEEIRSVLDDTYSLWVQGVEDIFLDPTTCAMAFRILRLNGYDVSSDPFYQYSEDKFADSLKGYLKDVGAVIELYRASQAIIHPDESILVRQSLWTKQLLKQEPSPHRLYADKLRSYVDQEVKDVLNFPYHANLERLLNRRSMEYYNVEETRILKSSYRSCNLANQEILKLAVEDFNICQSIHIEELKQLSRWVVENRLDQLQFARQKLAYCYFSVAATLFPPELSDARISWAKNGVLTTVVDDFFDVGGSEKELVDLIQLVEKWDVDVNTACCSETVKIIFSAIHSTVCEIGEKSVKRQGHNVKNIVIKIWLDLIQSMYKEAEWARTKTVPTIDDYMENAYISFALGPIVLPALYLVGPKLSNEDAETHELNHLYKLMSTCGRLLNDIHSFKRESEEGKLNALSLHIAHDNTAEDAMEKLKGIAEEKRIELLRLILQEKGSVVPRDCKDLFWKMTKVLHLFYIKDDGFTSNEMYSSVKAVIKDPVIFDELLEHVR; encoded by the exons ATGTCTCTCTCACGCCTCATCAATCCTCTCTGCTGCACTTCTTCAACTTCag ATTCTTTGGTGACTGCATCATATGTGAAGGAGAAAATGGATAATACATCCTGG TGCCTTGTAGACTCAAAAGACAGAATCCGGAAATTGTTCAACAAGGTTGAACTATCGATTTCTTCATATGATACAGCTTGGGTGGCAATGATAACCTCTCCAGCTTCTCCTCATAGCCCACTTTTCCCTCAGTGCTTAAATTGGTTGTTGGCTAATCAGCACTCAGATGGTTCCTGGGGTCTTCCTGATCGCCATCCACTACTAATGAATGATGCTCTCTTATCTACCTTAGCATGCATCCTTGCTCTAAAGCAATGGGGTGTTGGAGAAGATCAAATTAACAGGG GTCTTCAgtttattcagtcaaacattacCTCAATCAAGGATGAGAAGCAGCACCTTCCAATAGGATTTGGTATCAATTTTCCTTNTTTAATAGAATATGCACAAAATTTGGGCATTAATCTTCCAATTGGAGCTACTATCTTGGATACAATGATCCAAAAGAGAGAAATAGAACTGCAAAG AGGTAAACAAAGCAATTCAGAAGGGTGGAGAACATATCAAGCATATGTTTCAGAAGGAATGCAGCATTCACAAGATTGTAAAACAATCTTGAAATATCAAAGAAAGAACGGATCTTTGTTTAATTCACCTGCTACAACAGCAGCTGTTTTTCAGCGCCTTAAGAATGCTGAATGTCTTGGTTACCTCCAATCTGTACTAGAAAAATTTGGAAATGCAG ttCCGACAATTCACCCTCTGGATATATATGCTCGTCTCTGTATGATTGATAGTCTTGAAAGGTTGGGTATTAAACATCATTTCAAAGAGGAAATTCGTAGTGTATTGGATGATACATACAG cCTTTGGGTGCAAGGAGTTGAAGATATATTCTTAGATCCCACGACCTGTGCAATGGCATTTCGTATCTTGCGTCTCAATGGCTATGATGTATCTTCAG ATCCATTTTATCAATATTCTGAAGATAAATTTGCTGACTCCTTGAAAGGGTACCTGAAGGATGTTGGTGCTGTTATAGAGCTTTATAGGGCTTCACAAGCCATTATACATCCTGATGAATCAATTTTGGTGAGACAGAGTTTGTGGACGAAACAGCTTCTGAAGCAGGAACCATCCCCTCACAGATTATATGCTGATAAGCTTCGTAGTTATGTCGACCAAGAG gtCAAAGATGTTCTTAATTTTCCTTATCATGCAAATTTGGAGCGATTGTTAAACAGGAGATCAATGGAGTACTACAATGTAGAAGAAAcaagaattttaaaatcatcGTATAG ATCATGCAATCTTGCAAACCAAGAAATTCTAAAGCTAGCAGTTGAAGACTTCAATATCTGCCAATCAATACACATTGAAGAGTTGAAACAGCTTTCCAG ATGGGTTGTTGAGAACAGATTAGACCAACTACAATTTGCAAGGCAGAAACTGGCCTACTGTTACTTCTCTGTTGCTGCTACACTTTTCCCCCCTGAACTTTCTGATGCTCGCATATCATGGGCAAAAAATGGTGTGCTCACAACAGTTGTTGATGATTTCTTTGATGTTGGGGGTTCTGAAAAGGAACTAGTTGACCTTATTCAACTAGTTGAGAA GTGGGATGTAGATGTCAACACTGCTTGTTGTTCTGAGACAGTTAAGATTATATTTTCCGCAATTCACTCCACAGTTTGTGAGATTGGAGAGAAATCAGTCAAGCGACAAGGACATAATGTGAAAAACATTGTTATCAAGATT TGGTTGGATCTGATTCAGTCAATGTATAAAGAAGCTGAGTGGGCTCGAACAAAGACTGTGCCAACAATTGATGATTATATGGAAAATGCATACATATCATTTGCCTTAGGTCCAATTGTACTTCCTGCCCTCTATCTTGTAGGACCTAAGCTTTCAAATGAAGATGCTGAAACTCATGAGTTGAACCATCTGTATAAGCTCATGAGTACATGTGGTCGTCTTCTTAATGACATTCACAGTTTTAAG AGAGAATCTGAGGAGGGGAAATTGAATGCACTGTCTTTGCATATTGCTCATGATAATACTGCCGAAGATGCTATGGAAAAATTGAAGGGTATTGCTGAGGAGAAGAGAATAGAACTGTTGAGATTAATTTTGCAGGAAAAAGGAAGTGTAGTTCCCAGAGATTGCAAGGATTTGTTTTGGAAAATGACGAAAGTTTTACATCTATTTTACATTAAGGATGATGGATTTACTTCAAATGAGATGTACTCTAGTGTAAAGGCAGTGATTAAAGATCCTGTCATCTTTGATGAATTGTTAGAACATGTTCGGTAG
- the LOC106762451 gene encoding inosine-5'-monophosphate dehydrogenase — translation MDYTPPPIEDGFTAEKLFSQGFSYTYDDVIFLPHYIDFAADAVDLSTRLSRRLPLAVPLVASPMDTVSESAMASAMASLGGIAIVHSNVPAAAQAALLRAAKSRRVPILSDPAFAAPSDVIEHEDDFAGSPFLLVTDTGAAGGKLLGYVSKRDWTNQNDKSLRVGDYMAPPPRRAPWNADLNKIHEIMENERSGAVALERNGEVVDLVVREEVERVKGYPKLVASATVGSDGEFMVGAAIGTREDDKERLKHLVKAGVNVVVLDSSQGNSIYQLEMVKYVKSVYPELDVIGGNVVTMYQAENLIQAGVDGLRVGMGSGSICTTQEVCAVGRGQATAVYKVSSIAYKSGVPVIADGGISNSGHIVKALSLGASTVMMGSFLAGSHEAPGAYVYQNGQRVKKYRGMGSLEAMTKGSDARYLGDTAKLKIAQGVVGAVKDKGSVLNFIPYTLQAVRQGFQDIGASSLESAHDLLRSRVLRLEVRTGAAQVEGGVHGLVSYEKKYY, via the exons ATGGACTACACTCCACCGCCGATCGAGGACGGTTTCACCGCCGAGAAGCTCTTCTCGCAAGGCTTCTCCTACACTTACGATGACGTCATCTTCCTGCCCCACTACATCGACTTCGCCGCCGACGCCGTCGACCTCTCCACGCGCCTCTCGCGCCGGCTCCCCCTCGCAGTCCCCCTCGTTGCCTCCCCCATGGACACAGTATCCGAGTCCGCCATGGCCAGTGCCATGGCCTCCCTCGGCGGCATCGCCATCGTGCACTCAAACGTTCCGGCAGCCGCCCAGGCCGCACTCCTACGCGCGGCCAAGTCCCGCCGCGTCCCCATCCTATCCGACCCCGCCTTCGCGGCCCCTTCCGATGTCATCGAGCACGAGGACGACTTTGCGGGCTCCCCGTTTCTCCTCGTCACAGACACAGGCGCCGCCGGCGGGAAGCTTCTCGGCTATGTCTCAAAGCGCGACTGGACCAATCAAAACGACAAGAGCTTAAGGGTGGGCGACTACATGGCGCCTCCGCCCCGGCGCGCGCCGTGGAACGCAGACCTGAACAAAATTCATGAGATCATGGAGAATGAGAGGAGTGGTGCAGTGGCTTTGGAGAGGAACGGTGAAGTGGTGGATTTGGTGGTGAGAGAGGAGGTGGAGAGGGTGAAGGGGTACCCCAAATTGGTGGCTTCGGCGACGGTGGGGTCAGATGGGGAGTTTATGGTGGGGGCGGCGATTGGGACGAGAGAGGATGATAAGGAGAGGCTGAAGCATTTGGTAAAGGCTGGGGTGAATGTTGTTGTGTTGGATAGTTCTCAAGGGAACTCAATTTATCAGTTAGAGATGGTGAAGTATGTGAAGAGTGTCTACCCTGAGCTTGATGTGATTGGTGGGAATGTTGTGACCATGTACCAAGCTGAGAATTTGATTCAGGCTGGGGTTGATGGGTTGAGGGTTGGAATGGGGTCTGGGTCCATTTGTACCACCCAGGAGGTTTGTGCTGTGGGACGTGGTCAG GCAACTGCTGTTTACAAGGTCTCATCCATTGCATATAAAAGTGGTGTTCCTGTCATTGCCGATGGTGGCATCTCAAACTCTGGTCATATTGTTAAGGCTTTGTCATTGGGAGCGTCAACTGTTATGATGGGGAGCTTCTTGGCTGGTAGCCATGAGGCTCCGGGAGCTTATGTATATCAG AATGGCCAACGTGTCAAAAAGTATAGAGGTATGGGTTCCCTAGAAGCTATGACTAAAGGGAGTGATGCAAGGTACTTGGGTGATACAGCAAAGCTAAAAATTGCTCAGGGGGTTGTTGGAGCTGTCAAGGACAAGGGTTCTGTCTTGAACTTCATACCATACACCTTGCAAGCAGTTAGGCAAGGGTTCCAGGATATTGGCGCCTCTTCTCTAGAGTCTGCTCATGACCTTCTAAGGTCCAGGGTGTTAAGACTGGAG GTCCGGACTGGAGCAGCACAGGTTGAAGGTGGAGTTCATGGGCTGGTTTCTTATGAAAAGAAATACTATTGA